The following coding sequences lie in one Mycobacterium sp. Z3061 genomic window:
- a CDS encoding sensor histidine kinase, translating to MASASDVELDRVRRNHQLRSYRVVAVLRIGVLAFVIGAMVVAAPRYEWGSQIALIVLYAFATVSALILAFTRFDRPRFGVGRMEPFAFTAIDVIVLTALQLVSSDGVYPLLIMILLPVLVGVDMSTRRAAVILAFTVVGFALAGVQDHLQKRAIGWPDTVFLFGLYAFMCVAALVAVRIEERHARSIAALSALREELLGQTMTASEVLQRRISESIHDGPLQDVLVARQELIELQLDDPDDDRVTRALTGLQSASERLRQATFELHPAVLEQVGLAAAVEQLAGFTAKRSGIEVTTDIDYPMRNEVDPIVFGVARELLSNVVRHSQATNAWVTLGVTDDMCVLTVADDGVGVNSDTMARRLGEGHIGLASHRARVEAAGGAFVFLEAASGTRVCVQVPLKK from the coding sequence GTGGCATCGGCCAGCGATGTGGAACTCGACCGGGTGCGCAGGAACCACCAACTGCGCTCCTACCGGGTCGTCGCCGTCCTACGGATCGGTGTGCTGGCCTTTGTGATCGGCGCCATGGTCGTAGCCGCACCGCGCTACGAATGGGGTAGCCAGATCGCCCTGATCGTCCTGTACGCCTTTGCCACGGTGTCTGCCCTGATACTGGCGTTCACGCGGTTCGACCGGCCCCGCTTCGGCGTCGGCCGGATGGAGCCCTTCGCGTTCACGGCCATCGACGTCATCGTGTTGACCGCCCTGCAATTGGTATCCAGCGACGGGGTTTACCCGCTACTGATCATGATCCTGCTGCCGGTGCTGGTAGGGGTCGACATGTCGACCCGGCGGGCGGCGGTGATCCTGGCTTTCACCGTGGTCGGGTTCGCACTCGCCGGGGTCCAGGACCATCTGCAGAAGCGGGCGATCGGCTGGCCCGACACCGTCTTCCTGTTCGGGCTGTACGCCTTCATGTGCGTGGCCGCGTTGGTGGCGGTTCGCATCGAGGAGCGCCATGCGCGCTCGATTGCCGCCCTGAGTGCGCTGCGCGAAGAGCTGTTGGGGCAGACCATGACCGCTTCTGAGGTGTTGCAGCGTCGCATCTCGGAGTCCATCCACGACGGCCCGTTGCAGGATGTGCTGGTGGCGCGTCAGGAGCTCATCGAGTTGCAACTCGACGACCCCGATGACGACCGGGTCACCCGTGCGCTCACCGGGTTGCAGAGCGCGTCGGAACGCTTGCGGCAGGCCACATTCGAGCTGCACCCAGCCGTACTCGAGCAGGTCGGGCTGGCGGCGGCGGTCGAGCAACTGGCCGGGTTCACCGCCAAGCGCTCGGGGATCGAGGTGACCACCGACATCGACTACCCGATGCGCAACGAGGTCGACCCGATCGTCTTCGGTGTGGCACGGGAACTGTTGTCCAACGTGGTGCGCCACTCCCAGGCCACCAACGCCTGGGTCACGCTTGGCGTCACCGACGACATGTGCGTGCTGACCGTGGCCGACGACGGGGTGGGCGTCAACAGTGACACCATGGCGCGCCGACTGGGAGAGGGACACATCGGCCTGGCCTCGCACCGGGCCCGCGTCGAAGCCGCCGGCGGCGCCTTCGTGTTCCTCGAAGCGGCCAGCGGTACCCGCGTCTGCGTACAGGTGCCGCTGAAGAAGTGA
- the narL gene encoding two-component system response regulator NarL — protein sequence MVGAATPEKVRVVVGDDHPLFREGVVRALSLSGSVNVVGEADDGSSALELIKTHKPDVALLDYRMPGMDGAQVAAAVRNFDLPTRVLLISAHDEAAIVYQALQQGAAGFLLKDSTRTEIVKAVLDCAKGRDVVAPSLVGGLAGEIRQRAAPSAPVLSAREREVLLRIARGQSIPAIAAELYVAPSTVKTHVQRLYEKLGVSDRAAAVAEAMRQKLLD from the coding sequence ATGGTCGGCGCTGCGACCCCTGAGAAGGTCCGTGTGGTGGTCGGTGACGATCACCCGCTGTTCCGCGAGGGCGTGGTGCGCGCGCTCTCCCTGAGCGGCTCGGTGAATGTGGTCGGCGAGGCCGACGACGGCTCGTCCGCGCTCGAGTTGATCAAGACGCACAAGCCCGATGTCGCCCTGCTCGACTACCGCATGCCGGGGATGGACGGCGCGCAGGTGGCGGCGGCGGTGCGCAACTTCGACCTGCCGACCCGGGTGTTGTTGATCTCGGCGCACGACGAGGCGGCGATCGTGTACCAGGCCCTGCAGCAGGGGGCGGCCGGTTTTCTGCTCAAGGATTCGACCCGCACCGAAATCGTCAAGGCCGTACTCGACTGCGCCAAGGGCCGCGATGTGGTGGCTCCTTCGCTCGTCGGCGGGCTCGCCGGTGAGATCCGTCAGCGCGCCGCCCCCAGCGCTCCGGTGCTCAGTGCGCGAGAGCGCGAGGTGCTGCTTCGCATCGCCCGCGGCCAGAGCATCCCGGCCATTGCGGCCGAACTGTATGTGGCGCCCTCGACGGTCAAGACGCATGTGCAGCGCCTCTATGAGAAGCTCGGCGTCAGTGACCGTGCGGCCGCGGTCGCCGAAGCGATGCGCCAGAAACTGCTCGACTGA
- a CDS encoding FAD-dependent oxidoreductase, giving the protein MPRGENRFWDHEYDVVVLGSGGAGLTAALTAAIAGATVGVFEKSGTIGGTTAVSGGIAWIPAHNRSPAGELTAEDALRYLRAQSFGSMDDALVETFVRTGPSMLDFVEKYSGLRFEIADGFPDYQPELPGGQPSGGRSLSAAPFDLSRIGEWATRITAFPADWSNVGFDAETRARLHADVESSGNLCVAGTALIAGLLKGLLDVGVAPCANSRATELIVDDGAVTGVRIAGPELSMDVRARRGVILSTGGFEWDPLLIKAFLRGPMHGAVSPPNNTGDGLRMAMALGADLSNMGEAWWVPIVRIPGDTIQGRQRSRSVRLERTRPRSIIVNRAGRRFVNEAGEYNSMAGAFHYLDPRGGYVNDRAWMVFDSIHLRSYGFLGIAPGEPVPEWFCESADLAELSAKTGIDAAGLTRTIEQWNRNVAAGADPDFGRGSSAYDGYWGDDRATTLAGKTLGPIDTAPFYAVPVCVGSMGTKGGPRTDPDGRVLHVGGQPIPGLFAAGNAMGGVTGRAYGGAGGTLGPAMVFGYRAGYAAATGESVKP; this is encoded by the coding sequence ATGCCGCGGGGTGAAAACCGGTTCTGGGACCACGAATACGATGTCGTCGTGCTCGGCAGCGGCGGCGCCGGCCTGACGGCCGCGCTGACCGCCGCGATCGCGGGTGCCACGGTCGGCGTGTTCGAGAAGTCCGGGACCATCGGCGGGACGACCGCGGTGTCCGGTGGAATCGCCTGGATTCCCGCCCACAATCGTTCTCCGGCAGGGGAATTGACAGCTGAGGACGCGTTGCGGTATTTGCGCGCACAGTCTTTCGGCTCGATGGACGACGCCCTGGTGGAGACGTTCGTGCGGACCGGGCCGTCGATGCTCGACTTCGTGGAGAAGTACAGCGGTCTGCGCTTCGAGATCGCCGACGGCTTTCCCGACTACCAGCCCGAACTGCCCGGCGGCCAACCGTCCGGAGGCCGTTCACTGAGTGCGGCGCCGTTCGATCTGAGCCGGATCGGCGAATGGGCCACCCGTATCACCGCGTTCCCCGCCGACTGGTCCAACGTCGGGTTCGACGCCGAAACCAGGGCCCGCTTGCACGCCGACGTGGAAAGTTCCGGCAACCTGTGCGTGGCCGGCACCGCGCTGATCGCCGGTCTGCTCAAGGGCTTGCTGGACGTGGGGGTGGCACCGTGCGCCAACTCCCGGGCTACCGAACTCATCGTGGACGACGGAGCCGTCACCGGCGTACGGATCGCCGGTCCCGAACTGAGCATGGATGTGCGCGCGCGCCGCGGCGTCATCCTGAGCACCGGTGGATTCGAGTGGGATCCATTGCTGATCAAGGCTTTTCTACGCGGACCCATGCACGGTGCCGTTTCACCGCCGAACAACACCGGCGACGGTCTGCGCATGGCAATGGCTTTGGGCGCCGACCTGTCAAACATGGGCGAGGCCTGGTGGGTACCCATCGTGCGCATCCCCGGCGACACCATCCAGGGTCGACAACGCAGCCGCAGTGTGCGACTGGAACGCACCCGCCCGCGCAGCATCATCGTCAACCGGGCCGGCCGGCGGTTCGTCAATGAGGCCGGTGAGTACAACTCGATGGCTGGTGCCTTCCATTACCTCGATCCGCGCGGCGGCTACGTCAACGATCGCGCGTGGATGGTTTTCGACTCGATTCACCTGCGCAGCTACGGATTTCTGGGCATCGCGCCGGGAGAGCCGGTGCCGGAATGGTTCTGCGAGTCGGCCGATCTCGCTGAGCTGAGTGCCAAGACCGGCATCGACGCCGCTGGGCTGACACGCACGATCGAGCAGTGGAACCGCAACGTGGCCGCTGGCGCAGACCCGGACTTCGGGCGGGGCTCCAGTGCGTACGACGGCTACTGGGGTGACGACCGCGCCACCACCCTGGCCGGAAAGACGTTGGGGCCCATCGATACCGCCCCCTTCTACGCGGTACCCGTGTGCGTGGGGTCGATGGGAACCAAGGGCGGTCCGCGGACCGACCCCGACGGCCGCGTGTTGCATGTCGGCGGCCAACCGATTCCCGGTCTGTTCGCCGCTGGCAACGCGATGGGCGGGGTGACCGGACGGGCCTACGGCGGTGCCGGTGGAACCCTGGGTCCGGCAATGGTTTTCGGGTACCGGGCCGGGTACGCGGCCGCTACCGGCGAGTCCGTCAAGCCTTGA
- a CDS encoding sensor histidine kinase, with product MATSDVELDRVRRVHRLRSYRIASVLRVGVVALMIAAMLIGTRRSEWAQQSVLIALYAGIAVCSLVLAFAPSRAWIGMGPLVGMRRLEPFAFTAIDVIALTGYQMLSTDGIYPLLIMTLLPVLVGLDVSTRRAAVVLAFTLVGFALAVVEDPVMVRAIGWPEAVFRFALYAFLCGTALVVVRIEERHAHSVAGLSALREELLAQTMTASEVLQRRISESIHDGPLQDVLAARQELIELELDHPDDERVSRALAGLQSASERLRHATFELHPAVLEEVGLGAAVEQLAAFTAKRSGIKVTTDIDYPIRNAIDPIVFGVVRELLSNVVHHSQAENASVTLGITDEMCVLTVGDDGVGVNGDTMARRLGEGHIGLASHRARVDAAGGTFVFLDAPTGTHVCVEVPLKA from the coding sequence GTGGCGACCAGTGACGTCGAACTGGACCGGGTGCGCAGGGTGCACCGGTTGCGCTCCTACCGGATCGCCTCCGTGCTGCGAGTCGGGGTCGTGGCGCTGATGATCGCTGCCATGCTCATCGGTACGCGGCGCTCTGAGTGGGCGCAGCAAAGTGTCCTGATCGCCCTTTACGCCGGGATCGCGGTGTGCTCGCTGGTGTTGGCCTTTGCGCCGTCACGCGCCTGGATCGGCATGGGACCGCTGGTCGGGATGCGCCGACTGGAACCCTTCGCGTTCACCGCCATCGACGTGATCGCATTAACGGGCTACCAGATGCTGTCCACCGACGGGATCTATCCGCTGCTGATCATGACCCTGCTGCCGGTGCTGGTGGGCCTGGACGTGTCGACCCGGCGGGCGGCGGTGGTGCTCGCCTTCACCCTGGTCGGTTTTGCGCTGGCAGTGGTCGAGGACCCGGTGATGGTCAGGGCGATCGGCTGGCCCGAGGCCGTCTTTCGGTTCGCCCTGTATGCGTTCCTGTGCGGTACCGCGCTGGTCGTGGTGCGCATCGAGGAGCGCCACGCGCACTCGGTCGCCGGTCTCAGCGCGTTGCGTGAAGAGTTGTTGGCGCAGACCATGACAGCCTCCGAAGTGCTGCAGCGCCGCATCTCGGAGTCCATTCACGACGGGCCGCTGCAAGATGTGCTGGCCGCGCGCCAGGAGCTCATCGAACTGGAGCTCGACCACCCTGACGACGAGCGGGTGAGCCGGGCTTTGGCGGGACTGCAGAGCGCGTCGGAGCGGTTGCGGCACGCCACATTCGAGCTACATCCGGCCGTGCTGGAAGAGGTCGGGCTGGGGGCAGCGGTGGAACAGTTGGCCGCGTTCACCGCCAAGCGCTCAGGGATCAAGGTGACCACCGACATCGACTACCCGATACGCAACGCGATCGACCCGATAGTGTTCGGAGTGGTGCGCGAACTGTTGTCCAACGTGGTGCATCACTCCCAGGCCGAGAACGCCTCGGTGACCCTCGGTATCACCGACGAGATGTGCGTGCTGACCGTCGGCGACGACGGGGTGGGGGTCAACGGCGACACGATGGCGCGGCGGTTGGGGGAGGGGCACATCGGCCTGGCTTCGCACCGCGCCCGCGTGGACGCCGCGGGCGGCACCTTCGTCTTCCTCGACGCACCCACCGGGACGCACGTATGCGTCGAGGTGCCTCTCAAGGCTTGA